A part of Candidatus Dormiibacterota bacterium genomic DNA contains:
- a CDS encoding alanine--glyoxylate aminotransferase family protein yields MKKTLLLLPGPVPVAQPVLEAMAWPMINHRGPEFTELQGRLERDMRPIFGTEGDVVFLGCSGTGGLEAAVASTFSPGDHLLSCPVGVFGKRLATIATSFGCTVEMLETPLGSSLDPQALAARLEADTERRIAGVLFTHNETSTGVQNDMSAYVPALKKHGAISIVDSVSGLGASHFAMDSWGYDVVVTASQKALAVPPGVAMVAVSERGWSAMERARGARFYFDLLKAREFARNGQTPWTPPISVFYALAVSLSRYHSAGMESQFARHAGYAQAIRAAFETLGFTIFSAPDAHSVTVVAATPPAGVQAGAFLTRLREEYGVVLSGGQGELAGKIVRMGTMGDVSTGDILGAIGSIECALADIGAPVELGSGVAAASSSLRQAAVVTA; encoded by the coding sequence GTGAAAAAGACGCTGCTGCTCCTACCGGGCCCCGTGCCCGTTGCTCAACCCGTTCTCGAAGCCATGGCATGGCCGATGATCAATCATCGCGGCCCCGAATTTACGGAGCTGCAAGGCCGCCTCGAGCGCGATATGCGTCCGATTTTCGGTACTGAAGGCGATGTCGTCTTCCTGGGCTGCTCCGGGACGGGCGGCCTCGAGGCCGCCGTAGCGAGTACGTTTTCGCCCGGGGACCATCTGCTCTCTTGCCCGGTCGGCGTGTTCGGAAAGCGCTTGGCGACGATCGCCACGTCGTTCGGCTGCACGGTCGAGATGCTGGAGACGCCGCTCGGATCGTCCCTCGATCCGCAGGCGTTGGCGGCCCGGCTCGAGGCCGATACCGAACGACGGATCGCCGGCGTGCTGTTTACGCACAACGAAACCTCGACCGGCGTGCAAAACGATATGTCCGCCTACGTTCCCGCGCTCAAGAAGCACGGCGCGATTTCGATCGTCGATTCGGTCAGTGGTTTGGGCGCTTCGCATTTTGCGATGGATAGCTGGGGCTACGACGTCGTCGTTACCGCGTCGCAGAAGGCCTTGGCCGTTCCGCCGGGTGTCGCGATGGTGGCGGTGAGCGAACGCGGATGGAGCGCGATGGAACGCGCTCGCGGTGCGCGCTTCTACTTCGATCTGCTCAAAGCGCGCGAATTCGCGCGTAACGGGCAAACGCCGTGGACCCCGCCGATCTCGGTATTTTACGCGCTGGCGGTCTCGCTATCGCGGTATCATAGCGCCGGGATGGAATCGCAATTCGCGCGGCATGCCGGTTACGCCCAGGCCATCCGCGCCGCATTTGAAACGCTCGGATTTACGATCTTCTCCGCGCCCGACGCGCACTCGGTTACGGTCGTTGCGGCAACCCCGCCGGCGGGCGTGCAGGCCGGCGCCTTTCTCACGCGTTTGCGCGAAGAGTACGGCGTTGTTTTATCGGGCGGTCAGGGCGAACTGGCGGGCAAAATCGTGCGCATGGGCACGATGGGCGACGTAAGTACCGGCGATATTCTGGGCGCCATCGGCTCGATCGAATGCGCGCTTGCCGACATCGGCGCGCCGGTTGAGCTCGGCAGCGGCGTAGCGGCAGCCTCAAGCTCATTGCGTCAGGCCGCCGTCGTAACGGCTTAG
- a CDS encoding fatty acid desaturase — protein MSSVNTASIRQTPRLNYRTAIGLGLIHVGALAAVFPVFFSWSGVAVAVVLAWVTGGLGITLGYHRLLTHRSFHVPKAVEYALAVCGVLALQGGPTDWVATHRKHHAFSDRDGDPHNSALGMAWAHIGWLVLANKDRVKDGEFKRWAEDLQRVPFYRFLDRYMLAIQVLFALALFAVGGWSWVIWGVFVRLVLVYHVTWLVNSAAHGSGYQSYASGDRSRNCWWVALVAFGEGWHNNHHAFPSSARHGLAWFEFDLTWLTIRIMRFLRIAHNVKIPTPEMLNRLRLNEGEKPSREEAV, from the coding sequence GTGAGTAGCGTAAACACCGCGTCGATCCGGCAAACGCCGCGCCTCAATTATCGCACGGCGATCGGTCTCGGCCTCATCCACGTAGGCGCACTAGCCGCGGTCTTTCCGGTCTTCTTTAGTTGGTCGGGCGTCGCCGTGGCAGTCGTTTTAGCTTGGGTGACCGGTGGCCTTGGTATCACCCTCGGCTACCACCGCTTGCTCACTCATCGCAGTTTTCACGTCCCGAAAGCGGTCGAGTACGCTCTGGCCGTCTGCGGGGTTCTTGCGTTGCAGGGCGGCCCGACCGATTGGGTCGCGACCCATCGCAAGCACCATGCCTTCTCCGATCGCGACGGCGACCCGCACAACTCCGCGTTAGGGATGGCGTGGGCGCACATCGGCTGGCTCGTCCTCGCCAACAAGGACCGGGTCAAGGACGGCGAGTTCAAGCGATGGGCCGAAGACTTGCAGCGCGTTCCGTTCTATCGCTTTTTAGACCGCTATATGTTGGCGATACAAGTGCTGTTCGCGCTCGCGTTGTTTGCCGTCGGCGGCTGGTCGTGGGTGATCTGGGGCGTATTCGTTCGCTTGGTTCTCGTCTATCACGTGACGTGGTTGGTAAACAGCGCCGCGCACGGGAGCGGCTATCAGAGTTACGCTTCGGGCGATCGTTCGAGAAATTGCTGGTGGGTTGCATTGGTCGCGTTCGGCGAGGGCTGGCACAATAACCACCATGCCTTTCCATCGTCGGCCCGCCACGGGCTCGCGTGGTTCGAGTTCGATCTCACTTGGCTCACGATCCGCATCATGCGCTTCTTGCGTATCGCGCACAACGTGAAAATCCCGACGCCGGAGATGCTCAACCGCCTCCGTCTGAACGAGGGTGAGAAGCCGAGCCGCGAGGAAGCCGTCTAG
- a CDS encoding AlkA N-terminal domain-containing protein, which produces MSYRTSGAITHKVRRLPYRPPYDWDAILGFLALRAIPGVELVQSNTYARSIEHDGAHGEIAVRLGARNTLQVTILFPDARAVPAILERVARIFDLAADPIAIDRHLSADPRLAPLVAAHPGLRVPGAWDGFELAIRAILGQQITVVAARRLAGRLVTLFGTSVRPGGTDGLTHVFPQPVHLADADLSVLGMPRSRVAALSSLAAAAVANPRLFEAGPSLSDAVSRLRALPGIGEWTAQYIAMRQLREPDAFPVADIGLMRALEGEYGRRPTPAELLARAQAWRPWRAYAALHLWTS; this is translated from the coding sequence TTGTCCTACCGTACTTCCGGCGCCATCACGCATAAGGTGCGGCGGCTGCCGTATCGGCCGCCGTATGACTGGGATGCGATTCTTGGATTTCTGGCGCTGCGCGCGATTCCGGGGGTCGAACTGGTTCAAAGCAACACCTACGCTCGCAGCATCGAACACGATGGCGCGCATGGAGAAATAGCGGTCCGGCTAGGCGCGCGTAACACTCTTCAGGTTACGATTCTCTTTCCGGACGCGCGCGCCGTCCCGGCGATTCTCGAGCGCGTCGCTCGCATCTTCGATCTTGCTGCCGATCCGATCGCGATCGATCGGCATCTGAGCGCAGATCCTCGGCTGGCGCCCCTGGTCGCCGCCCATCCGGGCCTGCGCGTACCGGGTGCATGGGATGGTTTCGAACTCGCGATTCGCGCAATCCTCGGCCAGCAGATCACGGTTGTCGCGGCGCGCAGACTTGCCGGCCGACTCGTTACGCTGTTTGGAACGTCGGTTCGACCGGGCGGGACGGACGGATTAACCCACGTATTTCCGCAACCGGTGCATCTTGCCGATGCCGACCTCTCGGTATTGGGTATGCCGCGCTCGCGCGTCGCTGCGCTCTCGTCGCTCGCTGCGGCGGCCGTCGCAAACCCGCGGCTCTTTGAGGCCGGCCCCAGCCTTTCGGACGCGGTCTCGCGTTTGCGCGCGTTGCCGGGAATCGGTGAGTGGACCGCACAGTATATCGCCATGCGCCAGTTACGCGAACCGGACGCGTTCCCGGTCGCCGATATCGGCCTGATGCGCGCGCTCGAAGGCGAATATGGCCGCCGCCCTACACCGGCGGAATTGCTCGCGCGCGCGCAAGCGTGGCGCCCGTGGCGCGCATATGCCGCGCTGCATCTCTGGACGAGCTAG
- a CDS encoding CvpA family protein has translation MILGIAWPDIIIGAVIVISAFKGFSRGFVSELAGAIAVVAALITPWYYTGGLDAPLEQYLKLGPGSSHVVGMFLTGIATYAIIIAASWVLNRFAKLPILGIGNAIAGGAVGVLKGAVLMWFVLFIALYFPLSPDIRVDLHRSHLVGYLTEPNAGIDKAILTTIPWFAKPFVLPYFRRHHA, from the coding sequence ATGATTCTGGGCATCGCATGGCCCGATATCATCATCGGCGCCGTTATCGTCATCTCCGCGTTCAAAGGCTTCTCGCGCGGATTCGTCTCCGAACTGGCCGGAGCGATTGCGGTGGTTGCGGCGCTGATTACGCCGTGGTACTACACCGGCGGCCTGGATGCGCCGTTGGAGCAGTATCTCAAACTCGGGCCGGGTTCATCGCACGTCGTCGGCATGTTCCTGACCGGCATCGCCACGTACGCCATCATCATCGCGGCGTCGTGGGTGCTCAATCGATTCGCGAAACTCCCGATTCTCGGCATCGGCAACGCGATTGCCGGAGGCGCGGTCGGCGTGCTCAAGGGCGCCGTGCTCATGTGGTTCGTACTGTTCATCGCGCTCTATTTTCCGCTCTCACCGGACATTCGCGTCGATCTGCACCGCTCGCACTTGGTCGGCTACTTAACCGAACCCAACGCCGGCATCGATAAAGCGATCCTGACGACAATACCCTGGTTCGCTAAACCTTTTGTCCTACCGTACTTCCGGCGCCATCACGCATAA